A window of Castanea sativa cultivar Marrone di Chiusa Pesio chromosome 1, ASM4071231v1 contains these coding sequences:
- the LOC142609441 gene encoding uncharacterized protein LOC142609441, with protein sequence MATNSIFFGNPVPSSLATRGRVEKQWLQHFSVRTKPMYLRLSNGYRARAALGADLKAVEIPRQWYNLIADLPVKPPPYLHPKTLEPIKPEDLSALFPDELIKQEASTEKFIDIPDEVLDVYSLWRPTPLIRAKRLEKLLDTPARIYYKYEGNSPAGSHKPNTAIPQVWYNAQQGIKNVVTETGAGQWGSSLAFACSLFGLGCEVWQVRASYDQKPYRRLMMQTWGAKVHPSPSNITEAGRKILQMDPSSPGSLGIAISEAVEIAATNADTKYCLGSVLNHVLLHQTVIGEECLKQMEAIGETPDLIIGCTGGGSNFAGLSFPFIREKLNGKINPIIRAVEPTACPSLTKGVYAYDYGDTAGMTPLMKMHTLGHDFIPDPIHAGGLRYHGMAPLISHVYELGYMEAIAIPQTECFQGAIQFARSEGLIPAPEPTHAIAATIREALRCRETGESKVILTAMCGHGHFDLPSYDKYLQGNMVDLSFSEEKIQASLANVPQVLT encoded by the exons ATGGCCACTAACTCTATTTTCTTTGGAAACCCAGTTCCTAGTTCACTTGCAACAAGAGGAAGAG TTGAGAAGCAATGGCTTCAGCATTTTTCAGTAAGGACAAAGCCTATGTATCTTAGGCTTTCAAATGGCTATAGAGCAAGAGCAGCTTTGGGTGCTGATTTAAAAGCAGTTGAAATTCCCCGTCAGTGGTACAATCTGATTGCAGATCTTCCAGTGAAACCTCCTCCTTATTTGCATCCTAAGACATTGGAACCAATCAAACCTGAAGATTTATCTGCTTTGTTTCCTGATGAGCTGATTAAGCAGGAGGCAAGCACTGAGAAGTTCATAGACATTCCAGATGAAGTTCTTGATGTTTACAGTCTATGGCGCCCAACCCCTCTGATCAG AGCCAAGAGGTTGGAAAAGCTTCTCGACACACCAGCCAGAATTTACTACAAGTACGAAGGTAACAGCCCTGCTGGATCACACAAGCCCAACACTGCAATCCCACAAGTCTGGTATAATGCTCAGCAAGGTATTAAGAATGTTGTGACAGAAACTGGTGCTGGTCAATGGGGAAGTTCACTGGCCTTTGCATGTAGCTTATTTGGACTTGGATGTGAG GTGTGGCAAGTCCGTGCTTCTTATGATCAGAAACCATATCGAAGACTAATGATGCAAACCTGGGGTGCAAAAGTACACCCATCTCCATCTAACATTACTGAGGCTGGTAGGAAAATTCTTCAAATGGATCCATCAAGCCCAGGAAGTCTAGGAATAGCTATTTCAGAAGCTGTTGAGATTGCAGCTACAAATGCTGATACCAAGTATTGTCTGGGGAGTGTTCTAAATCATGTTTTGCTCCACCAGACTGTTATTGGTGAGGAGTGTCTAAAACAAATGGAAGCTATAGGTGAAACCCCAGATTTAATCATAGGATGTACAGGTGGTGGGTCTAATTTTGCAGGGCTCAGTTTTCCATTTATCCGAGAGAAGCTTAATGGGAAAATCAACCCAATTATAAGAGCAGTCGAACCGACAGCGTGTCCTTCATTGACCAAAGGTGTGTATGCATATGACTATGGTGATACGGCAGGAATGACTCCATTGATGAAGATGCATACTCTTGGGCATGACTTCATTCCAGACCCTATTCATGCTG GGGGATTGCGTTACCATGGCATGGCACCATTGATTTCACATGTCTATGAATTGGGTTACATGGAAGCAATTGCAATTCCACAGACAGAATGCTTTCAAG GTGCTATACAATTCGCTAGGTCAGAAGGGTTGATACCAGCCCCAGAGCCAACTCATGCAATAGCTGCCACCATTAGGGAAGCTCTTCGTTGTAGAGAGACTGGAGAATCAAAGGTTATTCTCACAGCAATGTGTGGACATGGCCATTTTGACCTGCCATCGTATGATAAGTATTTGCAAGGAAATATGGTTGACCTTTCATTTTCAGAGGAGAAGATACAAGCATCACTGGCCAATGTTCCTCAAGTGTTGACCTGA
- the LOC142639658 gene encoding transcription factor MYB15-like: MVRGPFYDKNGLKKGAWTPEEDCKLKSFVQRYGHSNWCKLPKLAGLSRCGKSCRLRWVNYLQPGVKRGNFTKEEEELIIKLHEEAGNKWSMIARNLPGRADNEIKNHWHTHLKKYVKQNPKTSEVKEKSETSQLCKAKENRESESESLHASDSSHQSLESSPLSKDLSSTKLFSLSRDHSPVNGINCTEDSLASLETSENAFGNMHAKKYTKQRFETESLHASGHFHHILEISPLSTEVSSAKFFSLGSTDHSPKPGINWIEEDSLASFETFEEAFGNFWTEPFVADYMYIPDEFPLSQYISYYDDGIGIDLFDQVMQELPKN, from the exons ATGGTGAGAGGCCCCTTCTATGACAAAAATGGATTGAAGAAAGGTGCATGGACTCCAGAAGAAGATTGTAAGCTAAAAAGTTTTGTTCAGAGATATGGCCACTCAAATTGGTGCAAACTTCCCAAGCTCGCGG GTTTATCAAGGTGTGGCAAGAGTTGCAGGCTGCGATGGGTGAATTACCTCCAGCCAGGTGTAAAACGAGGAAACTTcaccaaagaagaagaggagttAATCATTAAGTTGCATGAAGAAGCTGGAAACAA ATGGTCTATGATTGCTAGGAATTTACCTGGACGAGCAGACAATGAGATAAAGAACCATTGGCACACGCACCTAAAGAAGTATGTAAagcaaaatccaaaaacatctGAGGTGAAGGAGAAAAGTGAAACTTCACAATTATGCAAAGCCAAGGAAAATAGAGAATCAGAAAGTGAAAGTCTTCATGCCAGTGATTCCTCTCACCAAAGCTTAGAGAGCTCTCCATTGTCCAAAGATTTATCTTCCACTAAACTCTTCTCTTTGAGCCGTGATCATTCACCTGTAAATGGCATAAATTGCACTGAAGACAGTCTTGCTTCATTGGAAACATCTGAAAATGCCTTTGGAAACATGCACGCGAAGAAATATACAAAGCAAAGATTCGAAACTGAAAGTCTTCACGCTAGTGGCCACTTTCACCATATCTTAGAAATCTCTCCATTGTCTACAGAAGTATCTTCTGCTAAATTCTTCTCCTTAGGCAGTACTGATCATTCACCTAAACCTGGCATAAATTGGATTGAAGAAGACAGTCTTGCttcatttgaaacttttgaaGAAGCCTTTGGAAACTTTTGGACTGAACCATTTGTAGCAGACTACATGTATATCCCAGATGAGTTTCCACTATCCCAATATATTTCATACTATGATGACGGCATTGGCATAGATTTATTTGACCAAGTGATGCAGGAATTGCCGAAGAATTGA